One part of the Bacteroidota bacterium genome encodes these proteins:
- a CDS encoding leucyl aminopeptidase family protein produces MIYLQKLEGEDKPLPTRLENARKAGAAFFQRCQAAKHEVVTVSSTMDAAIALAFGEGFVLGGYQFLKYRTAKKKEEHVVKSLLFDVKGLTDKDVQRQNILNEAVFRARDLVNEPQSFLNATEFGRQFYHMGKEAGFRVQVLNKSKIRQLKMGGLLAVNLGSPQPPTFTIMEWKPKNAVNKKPYVLVGKGVVYDTGGMSLKPTPNSMDYMKCDMGGGAAVGGAMYAIAKAKLPLYVIGLVPATDNRPDGDAYVPGDVITMMSGKTVEVLNTDAEGRLILADALHYAKRFKPEQVLEFSTLTGAAAAAIGPQGIVCMGDVDESTRRALHEAGNNVYERLAEFPFWEEYDEMIKSDIADIKNVGGASAGAITAGRFLKQFVDYPYMHFDIAAPAFSKSNDSYRGKNGTGVGVRLLFEYFRKIVE; encoded by the coding sequence ATGATTTACCTCCAAAAGCTGGAGGGGGAGGATAAGCCACTTCCTACCCGTTTGGAGAACGCCCGGAAGGCCGGGGCTGCCTTTTTTCAGAGATGCCAAGCTGCTAAACATGAGGTGGTTACAGTAAGTAGCACGATGGATGCTGCCATTGCGTTGGCTTTCGGTGAAGGCTTCGTATTGGGAGGCTATCAGTTTCTGAAATACCGGACAGCAAAAAAGAAGGAAGAACATGTGGTAAAATCCTTGCTTTTTGATGTTAAAGGTTTGACAGACAAAGATGTGCAGCGTCAGAATATTCTGAATGAAGCGGTGTTTAGAGCGAGAGATCTGGTGAATGAACCTCAATCGTTCTTAAATGCCACAGAATTCGGTCGTCAGTTCTATCATATGGGCAAGGAAGCCGGATTTCGGGTGCAGGTGTTGAATAAATCCAAAATTCGTCAATTGAAGATGGGTGGATTACTCGCCGTAAATCTGGGTAGTCCACAACCTCCCACCTTTACTATCATGGAATGGAAGCCAAAAAATGCGGTGAATAAAAAACCGTATGTGCTGGTTGGAAAGGGCGTCGTGTACGATACCGGAGGAATGAGTCTGAAGCCTACACCCAATTCCATGGACTATATGAAATGCGATATGGGCGGAGGTGCAGCAGTTGGCGGTGCGATGTACGCGATTGCAAAAGCGAAGCTGCCTCTCTACGTCATTGGTCTCGTTCCTGCAACGGATAATCGTCCTGACGGCGACGCCTATGTGCCGGGAGATGTGATTACCATGATGAGCGGAAAGACAGTAGAAGTGCTCAATACCGATGCAGAAGGACGACTCATTCTTGCCGATGCCCTGCATTATGCAAAACGATTCAAGCCCGAGCAAGTGTTGGAGTTTTCCACCTTAACCGGTGCCGCAGCAGCAGCTATAGGTCCGCAGGGAATTGTCTGTATGGGTGATGTAGATGAGAGTACCCGAAGAGCATTGCACGAAGCAGGAAATAATGTGTACGAACGTCTGGCTGAATTTCCATTCTGGGAAGAGTACGATGAAATGATTAAATCAGATATTGCCGATATAAAAAATGTAGGCGGAGCCAGTGCCGGTGCGATTACTGCCGGCAGATTCCTCAAGCAGTTTGTGGATTATCCATACATGCACTTTGATATCGCCGCTCCGGCCTTCAGTAAATCAAATGACTCCTACAGAGGGAAAAATGGTACAGGTGTGGGTGTGCGGTTGTTGTTTGAGTACTTCCGGAAAATTGTAGAGTGA
- a CDS encoding phosphoglycerate kinase, which yields MSFKTIDDYNFSGKRALIRVDFNVPLNSAFEVTDASRIKAAIPTIQKILKDGGSVILMSHLGRPKEGPAEKYSLKHTINTLEKLLDRKVKFADDCMGASATDLSKDLQPGEVLLLENLRFYKQEEKGDMEFAKKLATYGDVYVNDAFGTAHRAHASTAVIAQFFKHNSLFGYVMAGELKNAEKVLSHAEKPFTAIMGGAKVSDKILIIEQLMNKVDHLIIGGGMAYTFIKAQGGEIGNSLCESDKLDLALDILQKATAKGVKIHLPVDSVNGDKFDKDAKTNVTDIRKIEAGWLGLDIGPVSAAAFAEVIKGSKTILWNGPMGVFEMPAFESGTKTVAEAIVAATANGAFSLIGGGDSAAAINQFKMADKVSYVSTGGGALLEYIEGKELPGVKMVNEANS from the coding sequence ATGTCCTTCAAGACAATTGATGATTATAATTTCTCCGGTAAACGGGCGCTGATTCGTGTAGATTTTAATGTTCCGCTCAACAGTGCATTTGAGGTAACGGATGCCTCCCGCATCAAAGCGGCTATTCCAACTATTCAGAAAATTCTGAAAGATGGTGGCAGCGTCATTTTAATGTCTCATCTCGGTCGGCCTAAGGAAGGTCCGGCGGAGAAATACTCCTTGAAGCATACCATCAACACGCTCGAAAAATTGCTCGACCGCAAAGTGAAATTCGCTGACGATTGTATGGGTGCATCAGCAACCGATCTTTCCAAAGACCTGCAGCCGGGTGAAGTACTACTGCTGGAGAATCTTCGTTTTTATAAACAGGAAGAAAAGGGCGATATGGAGTTTGCAAAGAAATTAGCTACTTACGGTGATGTCTATGTGAACGATGCCTTCGGAACAGCTCATCGGGCACATGCCAGTACTGCCGTCATCGCTCAGTTCTTTAAGCATAACAGCCTCTTTGGATATGTGATGGCCGGAGAATTAAAGAACGCGGAAAAGGTGCTCAGCCATGCCGAAAAACCTTTTACCGCCATCATGGGTGGTGCGAAAGTGAGTGATAAAATTCTGATCATCGAACAACTCATGAACAAGGTGGATCATCTCATCATTGGTGGTGGAATGGCTTATACTTTTATTAAAGCACAGGGTGGTGAGATTGGCAATTCACTTTGTGAAAGCGATAAACTGGATCTGGCACTGGATATTCTGCAAAAGGCAACTGCCAAAGGCGTAAAGATTCACTTACCGGTGGATTCCGTCAATGGCGATAAGTTCGATAAGGATGCAAAGACTAACGTTACGGATATACGAAAAATTGAAGCCGGATGGTTGGGATTAGATATTGGTCCGGTATCGGCTGCAGCTTTCGCGGAAGTAATTAAAGGCAGTAAAACGATTTTGTGGAACGGTCCGATGGGCGTGTTTGAGATGCCGGCCTTTGAAAGCGGAACAAAAACGGTAGCCGAAGCGATTGTAGCCGCTACGGCGAATGGAGCCTTCTCGCTCATAGGCGGGGGAGATTCAGCAGCGGCGATAAACCAGTTCAAAATGGCAGATAAGGTATCCTATGTGTCCACGGGTGGAGGAGCGCTGTTGGAGTATATTGAAGGTAAAGAACTGCCGGGAGTGAAAATGGTGAATGAAGCAAACTCGTAA
- the mqnC gene encoding dehypoxanthine futalosine cyclase: protein MNSELLLQKALRMDFLTANEGKYLFEHVPTSELMYVGNELRKIHKPENKVTWIIDRNVNTTNVCIANCKFCNFYRIPGHAESYITDIEQYKTKIEETFRLGGEQLLLQGGHHPDLGLKFYTDLFRQLKKLYPALKLHSLGPPEVAHIAKLEGKTHTEVLTALKESGLDSLPGAGAEILNDRVRRMISKGKCSGREWLDVMRAAHQLDITTSATMMFGHIETLEERFEHLVWLREVQAEKPKNSKGFIAFIPWPFQDEGTMLRRVKGIRNSVSGDEYIRMIAISRIMLPNITNIQASWLTVGKEIAQVCLHAGANDFGSIMIEENVVSAAGAPHRFTSNGIQEAIREAGFEPALRNQQYEYRDVPEMIEQQVITY from the coding sequence ATGAACAGCGAACTTCTATTGCAAAAAGCATTACGCATGGATTTCCTCACAGCAAATGAGGGGAAATATCTCTTTGAACATGTACCTACTTCCGAGTTGATGTATGTAGGAAATGAATTGCGTAAGATTCACAAACCTGAAAACAAAGTAACATGGATCATTGACAGAAATGTGAACACGACGAATGTCTGCATTGCGAATTGCAAGTTCTGCAACTTCTATCGTATACCCGGGCATGCCGAGTCGTACATCACCGATATTGAGCAATACAAAACTAAAATTGAAGAGACTTTTCGTCTGGGAGGTGAGCAATTACTCCTGCAAGGTGGTCATCATCCTGATTTAGGATTAAAATTTTACACCGACCTCTTCCGTCAGCTAAAGAAATTATATCCTGCGCTCAAATTACATTCATTGGGTCCACCGGAAGTTGCACATATTGCCAAGCTGGAAGGAAAAACACATACCGAAGTATTGACTGCGTTGAAAGAGTCGGGATTGGATTCCTTGCCCGGTGCAGGAGCTGAAATTCTGAATGACCGGGTACGACGCATGATCTCGAAGGGAAAATGCTCCGGCAGAGAATGGCTGGATGTAATGAGAGCGGCACACCAACTGGACATCACTACCTCAGCGACCATGATGTTCGGACATATTGAAACATTGGAGGAGCGCTTTGAACATCTCGTCTGGTTACGGGAAGTGCAGGCAGAGAAACCGAAAAACTCGAAAGGATTTATCGCCTTTATACCCTGGCCCTTTCAGGATGAAGGCACAATGTTGAGAAGAGTAAAAGGAATCCGTAATTCGGTGAGTGGAGATGAGTATATTCGTATGATCGCCATCAGCCGTATCATGCTGCCCAATATCACCAATATTCAGGCTTCCTGGCTAACGGTTGGAAAAGAGATTGCACAAGTATGTTTGCATGCCGGTGCCAATGATTTTGGGTCGATTATGATTGAAGAAAATGTGGTTTCCGCTGCCGGTGCTCCTCACCGCTTTACCAGCAACGGCATTCAAGAGGCTATCAGAGAAGCAGGATTTGAACCCGCCCTGCGCAATCAACAATATGAATACAGGGATGTCCCTGAAATGATCGAACAACAAGTGATTACCTATTAA
- a CDS encoding gliding motility-associated C-terminal domain-containing protein, with amino-acid sequence MIIVKLKGFLLFLLAALLLYSENATATHNRAGEITYVKLSTYTYSVKIVTYTKTSSPADRPELEFWWGDGSRDTIPRLSIDFNVGPDIQRNIYVRTHVYPGTGSYIMYFLDENRNANVINIPGSVNIPFYVQTQLIISPAFLTNSSPQLLQPPIDDGAVNRLFIHNPNAYDPDGDSLSYELVPCKGFGGSPIPTFFYPPASTSFTLDAITGDLIWDSPMQQGEFNVAMIIREWRNIPGIGLLNIGYVTRDMQITIYPPINDPPVFSTIIDTCVEAGNVLAFTVSATDITSTETITLTAKGGPFEVTVSPANFTSTPNTGSTTGDFTWNTNCAHVRKAPYTVVFKAEDNNAQIQLADLESMFITVVGPSPKNPTSAPLGSSLILNWDQSACTEAVGYHIYRRIGSYGFIPSYCETGVPAYTGYVRIGSVNGLGTTTFTDNNNGAGLAIAVQYCYMVTAFYPDGAESYASVEFCNRLNRDLPVITNVDVNSTDAATGQVYVAWGKPVDIDPTQMPGPYRYELQRADASGNFVTIATFTDLNDTTFNDNGLNTTAVQYRYRVQFWNDTPGNVFSAGFSQIAYSVYLSIAPGDEKNNLGWNVNVPWTNTQYVIYRENAPGVFDSIGFTSDVQYVDDSLNNGQNYCYYVKSVGAYQDTGLVDPIINKSQIFCSTPVDNEPPCPPLIANGPNCPQLKDTISWQIDISCAYDIASYQIYYAPAGSNSYSQVGSVPAGTFSYIYSGDGSIAGCYYITATDSTGNESDSSNIVCTESCPDYVLPNIFTPDGNFINDIYHPILPYRDVKDVEMTIFNRWGDKIFETTDPDINWNGKRNNDGEESPDGVYFYVCKVNEIRLSGAVEQRVLKGIIHLTRGPVSK; translated from the coding sequence ATGATTATTGTTAAATTAAAGGGATTTCTCCTGTTTTTACTTGCGGCGTTACTGCTTTATAGTGAAAACGCCACTGCGACGCATAATCGTGCCGGTGAAATTACCTATGTAAAACTGAGCACGTATACTTACAGTGTAAAAATTGTTACCTATACAAAGACTTCCAGTCCTGCAGATCGACCGGAGCTTGAATTCTGGTGGGGAGATGGTTCACGGGATACTATTCCAAGGCTTAGTATTGATTTCAACGTGGGTCCCGATATTCAAAGAAACATTTATGTCAGAACGCATGTGTACCCCGGAACAGGAAGTTATATCATGTATTTTTTAGATGAGAACAGAAATGCGAATGTGATCAACATTCCGGGATCTGTTAATATTCCTTTTTATGTGCAGACACAGTTAATTATTTCACCTGCTTTTCTCACCAATTCCTCTCCACAACTGCTGCAGCCACCCATTGATGATGGTGCCGTCAACCGCTTGTTCATACATAATCCGAATGCATATGATCCGGATGGGGATAGCCTTTCCTATGAGCTGGTTCCATGCAAAGGTTTTGGTGGTTCACCAATACCTACTTTCTTTTATCCTCCTGCCAGCACTTCTTTTACGTTAGATGCAATAACGGGAGATCTGATATGGGATAGTCCGATGCAACAGGGAGAATTCAACGTGGCGATGATCATCAGAGAATGGAGGAATATTCCGGGTATAGGTTTGTTAAACATCGGCTATGTGACCCGCGATATGCAGATCACCATTTACCCTCCTATCAATGATCCTCCTGTTTTCTCCACGATCATTGATACCTGCGTAGAAGCGGGGAATGTGCTCGCCTTTACCGTTTCTGCCACCGACATCACTTCCACCGAAACGATAACCTTAACTGCCAAAGGCGGACCTTTTGAAGTAACCGTGAGTCCCGCGAATTTTACCTCGACACCCAATACAGGAAGTACTACCGGCGACTTTACCTGGAACACTAACTGTGCGCATGTACGAAAAGCGCCTTATACTGTTGTATTCAAAGCCGAAGATAACAACGCGCAGATACAGTTAGCGGATCTGGAATCAATGTTTATCACGGTGGTAGGACCTTCTCCAAAAAATCCGACATCCGCACCTTTGGGAAGCAGTCTCATCCTGAACTGGGATCAGAGTGCCTGTACAGAAGCAGTAGGTTATCATATCTACCGTCGTATCGGCTCCTATGGTTTCATTCCTTCGTACTGTGAAACCGGCGTTCCTGCATATACCGGATATGTCAGAATTGGCTCCGTGAACGGATTGGGAACAACAACTTTTACAGATAATAACAATGGTGCCGGTCTGGCTATTGCGGTGCAGTACTGCTACATGGTCACTGCATTTTATCCCGACGGCGCGGAGAGCTATGCTTCCGTAGAATTTTGCAACCGCCTCAACCGCGACTTACCGGTGATTACGAATGTTGACGTGAACAGTACGGATGCTGCTACCGGTCAGGTGTATGTGGCCTGGGGCAAGCCGGTCGATATTGATCCTACTCAGATGCCCGGACCCTACCGCTATGAATTGCAGCGGGCAGATGCATCCGGAAATTTTGTAACCATTGCCACCTTCACTGACCTTAACGATACCACCTTTAACGACAACGGACTCAATACTACGGCTGTTCAATACCGTTATAGGGTTCAATTCTGGAACGACACTCCCGGGAATGTATTCTCCGCCGGATTTTCGCAAATAGCCTACAGCGTCTATCTCTCCATCGCTCCCGGAGATGAGAAGAATAATCTAGGCTGGAATGTAAATGTCCCCTGGACCAACACGCAATACGTGATCTACCGAGAAAATGCTCCCGGCGTATTTGATTCCATCGGCTTTACTTCAGATGTGCAGTATGTAGATGACTCGCTCAACAACGGACAAAACTATTGCTATTATGTAAAAAGCGTGGGTGCTTATCAGGACACCGGACTTGTGGATCCTATCATCAACAAATCGCAAATTTTCTGCAGTACCCCTGTTGACAATGAACCGCCTTGTCCTCCACTGATTGCCAACGGACCTAATTGTCCCCAACTCAAAGACACCATCAGCTGGCAAATTGACATCAGTTGCGCCTACGATATCGCCTCTTATCAGATTTATTATGCACCCGCCGGAAGCAATAGTTATTCTCAGGTGGGATCAGTTCCTGCCGGCACTTTCAGCTACATTTATAGCGGAGATGGAAGTATAGCAGGATGTTATTATATCACCGCCACTGACTCCACCGGCAATGAAAGTGATTCGAGCAATATAGTTTGCACCGAAAGTTGTCCGGATTATGTGCTGCCCAACATTTTCACTCCCGACGGCAATTTCATCAATGACATCTACCATCCTATCCTTCCCTATCGTGATGTGAAAGATGTTGAAATGACCATATTTAATCGCTGGGGGGACAAGATTTTCGAAACGACAGATCCGGATATCAACTGGAACGGCAAGCGCAACAATGACGGCGAAGAATCCCCCGACGGCGTTTATTTCTACGTATGTAAAGTCAATGAAATTCGATTGTCGGGAGCAGTGGAACAACGTGTTTTGAAAGGCATCATTCATCTTACCCGGGGACCTGTCAGCAAATAG
- a CDS encoding RecQ family ATP-dependent DNA helicase encodes MLVAENTLSEALIKYFGYDSFKGEQEAVIRNVLEGKNTFVIMPTGGGKSMCYQLPALMSEGTAIIISPLIALMKNQVDAIRGFNTDDGVAHFLNSSLTKIEIARVRKDMKAGKTKLLYVAPESLTKDENVKFLKEVNISFFAIDEAHCISEWGHDFRPEYRRLRPIIDLIGEFPVIALTATATEKVQADIQKNLGMMDAKVFKASFNRPNLYYEIRPKLNVLKEMIKFVKQHPGKSGIIYCLSRKKVEEVASTLSVNGIRALPYHAGLDAGTRASHQDKFLMEEIDVIVATIAGYYQETGRAGRDGREGRCVTFYSYKDIEKLEKFMKGKPVAEQEIGKQLLLETVGYAETTVCRRRVLLNYFGERYDQDNCGSCDNCLHPKPLIEVQDELSLLLETILLVKEKHQSEHVVNVLIGKVDQQVKNYKHDKLEVFAEGVDRGDRFWTALVRQAILAGLLTKDIDNYGLLKLSDDGHKYLKNPTPFKISLDANFEDTETDEDDEFSGGAGGGAADEHLFELLKTLRKNVAKQKNLPPFVVFQDPSLEEMATNYPISIDELKNITGVGAGKAAKYGKPFIDMIKKYVEENEIERPMDLVVKSVVNKSGLKVYIIQNIDRKISLEDMADAKGMKMKDIIGEIESIVASGTRIDIQYYINEVIDEERQDEVFDYFKTAENDSIESAINELGENEYTEEEVRLMRIKFMSEVGN; translated from the coding sequence ATGTTAGTTGCAGAAAATACGCTGTCAGAGGCGTTAATTAAATACTTTGGTTACGATTCTTTCAAGGGAGAGCAGGAAGCTGTTATCCGTAATGTACTTGAAGGGAAGAATACTTTCGTAATCATGCCTACCGGTGGTGGCAAATCCATGTGTTATCAGTTGCCCGCTTTAATGAGCGAAGGTACCGCTATAATCATTTCACCATTGATTGCCTTGATGAAGAATCAGGTGGATGCAATTCGTGGTTTCAATACCGATGATGGTGTCGCGCATTTTTTAAATTCTTCTCTTACGAAGATTGAGATTGCCAGAGTGCGTAAGGACATGAAAGCCGGTAAGACGAAGTTGCTCTATGTTGCTCCTGAGTCGTTGACCAAGGATGAAAATGTAAAGTTTCTGAAAGAAGTTAATATTTCATTTTTCGCGATCGATGAAGCACATTGTATTTCGGAGTGGGGTCATGACTTCCGTCCGGAATACCGTCGCCTCCGACCCATTATTGATTTAATAGGAGAGTTTCCTGTCATCGCTCTAACGGCTACCGCTACCGAAAAAGTGCAAGCCGATATTCAGAAGAATCTGGGCATGATGGATGCTAAAGTTTTTAAAGCATCTTTTAATCGCCCTAACCTTTATTATGAAATCCGCCCGAAGCTGAATGTGCTGAAGGAGATGATTAAATTCGTGAAGCAACATCCCGGTAAATCCGGAATTATCTATTGCCTCAGCCGTAAGAAGGTGGAGGAAGTGGCTTCTACGCTTTCTGTGAATGGAATTCGTGCCTTGCCTTATCATGCCGGACTCGACGCCGGAACACGCGCTTCTCATCAGGATAAATTTTTGATGGAAGAGATTGATGTCATCGTTGCCACGATCGCTGGATATTATCAGGAAACCGGTCGTGCCGGAAGAGATGGACGTGAAGGGAGATGTGTGACTTTCTACAGCTATAAGGATATCGAAAAGCTGGAGAAGTTTATGAAAGGTAAGCCGGTGGCCGAACAGGAAATCGGAAAGCAGTTGCTGCTGGAAACAGTGGGCTATGCAGAGACAACCGTTTGTCGTCGTCGCGTTTTGCTCAACTATTTTGGCGAGCGTTATGATCAGGATAATTGTGGCAGTTGTGATAATTGTCTGCATCCGAAACCATTGATAGAAGTACAGGATGAATTAAGTCTTTTGCTCGAAACGATTTTACTGGTGAAAGAAAAACATCAGTCGGAGCATGTGGTGAATGTGTTGATCGGAAAAGTAGATCAGCAGGTTAAAAATTATAAGCACGATAAGCTGGAAGTCTTTGCCGAAGGTGTTGACAGAGGTGATCGCTTCTGGACCGCACTGGTTCGTCAGGCGATTCTTGCCGGCTTATTGACAAAGGATATTGATAATTACGGATTACTCAAGTTGAGTGATGATGGTCATAAGTATTTAAAGAATCCCACTCCATTCAAGATTTCTCTTGATGCTAATTTTGAAGACACCGAGACCGATGAGGACGATGAGTTTTCAGGTGGTGCTGGCGGTGGAGCAGCGGATGAGCATTTATTTGAATTGCTGAAGACGCTGCGTAAGAATGTGGCGAAGCAGAAAAATCTTCCTCCCTTTGTCGTGTTTCAGGATCCCTCCCTCGAGGAGATGGCGACGAATTATCCGATCAGCATTGATGAATTGAAAAATATTACCGGCGTTGGAGCAGGAAAAGCTGCTAAATACGGTAAACCTTTCATCGATATGATTAAAAAGTACGTGGAGGAGAATGAAATTGAGCGTCCCATGGACCTCGTGGTGAAGAGCGTTGTCAATAAGAGTGGATTAAAGGTGTATATCATTCAGAATATTGATCGTAAAATTTCTCTGGAAGATATGGCCGATGCCAAGGGAATGAAGATGAAGGATATCATCGGTGAGATTGAAAGCATTGTTGCCTCCGGAACCAGAATCGATATACAGTATTATATCAATGAAGTGATTGACGAGGAGCGTCAGGATGAGGTTTTTGATTATTTCAAAACTGCCGAAAATGATTCGATAGAAAGTGCCATCAATGAACTCGGTGAAAATGAATATACCGAAGAAGAAGTCAGATTGATGCGTATCAAATTTATGAGTGAAGTCGGAAATTAA
- the pdxA gene encoding 4-hydroxythreonine-4-phosphate dehydrogenase PdxA, giving the protein MSIEQEGRVKIGISIGDVNGIAPEVIIKALSDTRMTQVCTPVIYGSSKVISLHRKTLNLQEFNYNTIRSIQEIIPRKVNLINCWEEELKLEIGKASTLTGPYALKALQAATSDLASGFIDALVTAPIDKHTIAPEGGFTGHTEFLAKAFNTNDYLMFLVSGSLRVALVTGHIPVSKISSMITKERILHKLNIMVKSLKRDFGIRKPRIALLALNPHAGDQGVIGNEDQEIVGAAVKEAYQNGILAFGPYPSDGFFGSGQHTQFDAVLAMYHDQGLIPFKTLAFESGVNFTAGLPIVRTSPDHGTAYDIAGKGIASEASLREAIYLAVDIFNRRADYDAANAKPLAFSKLTGER; this is encoded by the coding sequence ATGAGCATAGAACAGGAAGGAAGAGTTAAAATAGGCATCAGCATTGGTGATGTAAATGGCATTGCGCCGGAAGTTATAATCAAAGCGCTATCGGATACCCGCATGACACAGGTCTGTACTCCTGTCATCTATGGCAGCAGTAAAGTGATTTCCTTACACCGCAAGACATTAAACCTTCAGGAGTTTAACTACAATACCATACGCAGCATTCAGGAAATAATTCCCAGGAAAGTGAATCTCATTAATTGCTGGGAAGAAGAACTGAAGCTGGAGATCGGTAAGGCGTCGACGTTAACCGGTCCTTATGCCCTGAAAGCTTTACAGGCTGCTACCAGTGATCTCGCCAGCGGATTTATTGACGCCCTGGTGACAGCGCCTATCGACAAACATACCATCGCTCCCGAAGGAGGATTTACCGGACATACAGAATTTCTGGCGAAAGCCTTCAACACGAATGATTACCTGATGTTTTTGGTTTCCGGATCCCTGCGTGTTGCACTGGTGACCGGGCATATTCCGGTTTCAAAAATTTCATCCATGATCACGAAGGAGCGCATCCTGCATAAACTGAATATCATGGTGAAATCATTGAAACGCGATTTTGGTATCAGAAAGCCAAGGATCGCATTGCTGGCCTTAAATCCTCATGCCGGTGATCAGGGTGTGATTGGAAATGAAGATCAGGAAATTGTAGGTGCAGCGGTGAAAGAAGCTTATCAGAATGGTATTCTTGCCTTTGGGCCTTATCCGAGCGATGGCTTTTTTGGTTCCGGGCAACATACACAGTTTGATGCTGTGCTGGCCATGTATCATGATCAGGGTTTGATCCCGTTTAAAACACTGGCATTCGAGAGCGGGGTGAATTTTACCGCCGGACTTCCTATCGTCCGAACTTCTCCTGACCATGGAACAGCCTATGATATCGCCGGTAAAGGCATCGCCAGTGAAGCTTCTCTTCGGGAAGCCATTTATCTGGCCGTGGATATTTTCAACCGTCGAGCCGATTACGATGCTGCGAATGCCAAACCGCTGGCCTTCTCGAAATTGACCGGGGAAAGGTAG
- a CDS encoding KpsF/GutQ family sugar-phosphate isomerase, whose protein sequence is MLSDKKIISLARNTLKLEADAITGLSAFVGKDFVAVVKMIHGSSGRVIVSGIGKSAIIANKMVATFNSTGTPSIFLHAADAIHGDLGMIQRNDVVILISNSGNTPEIKVLAPFIKSGGNKLVAMVGKTDSFLAQHADYVLSTSVDKEACPHNLAPTSSTTAQLALGDALAVCLLEMKGFTALDFAKFHPGGALGKRLYLKVEDVFPGTPQPIVSPQAPLTEIIFEISSKRLGATAVVQKNKLLGIITDGDLRRMMQKNTRFEKLKAINIMTKSPKTVERNTMAVEALALMKTHNITQLVVTDGEKFLGFVHLHDLLKEGII, encoded by the coding sequence ATGCTTAGCGATAAAAAAATTATTTCATTAGCAAGAAACACTTTAAAGCTCGAAGCAGATGCCATTACCGGATTATCTGCTTTTGTGGGAAAAGATTTTGTAGCCGTTGTAAAGATGATTCATGGTTCCTCCGGAAGAGTGATCGTGAGCGGAATCGGAAAATCAGCCATTATCGCCAATAAAATGGTAGCCACCTTTAATTCGACCGGCACGCCTTCGATCTTTTTACATGCTGCCGATGCCATTCACGGGGATTTGGGAATGATACAACGAAATGACGTCGTGATCTTAATCTCCAACTCCGGTAATACTCCTGAAATCAAAGTTTTAGCCCCGTTCATCAAGAGCGGTGGAAATAAGTTGGTGGCCATGGTGGGGAAAACGGATTCCTTTTTAGCACAACACGCTGACTATGTTCTCTCTACAAGTGTCGACAAAGAAGCTTGTCCCCATAATCTTGCCCCAACCAGCAGTACAACGGCTCAATTGGCTTTAGGCGATGCACTGGCAGTGTGTTTATTGGAGATGAAAGGGTTTACGGCATTGGATTTCGCAAAATTTCATCCCGGTGGCGCACTCGGCAAACGCCTCTACCTCAAAGTGGAAGACGTTTTCCCGGGTACCCCTCAACCGATTGTTTCTCCTCAGGCCCCCTTGACTGAAATCATCTTCGAAATCTCTTCCAAACGTCTGGGAGCCACCGCTGTAGTACAAAAAAATAAGTTATTGGGAATTATCACCGATGGTGACTTGCGCAGAATGATGCAAAAGAATACCCGCTTTGAAAAATTAAAAGCAATTAACATCATGACCAAATCACCCAAAACTGTCGAACGAAACACCATGGCGGTTGAAGCCCTGGCCCTGATGAAAACACACAATATCACACAACTGGTCGTTACCGATGGAGAAAAGTTCCTTGGCTTTGTTCACCTTCATGATTTGCTGAAAGAAGGGATTATTTAA